From the Apis cerana isolate GH-2021 linkage group LG3, AcerK_1.0, whole genome shotgun sequence genome, one window contains:
- the LOC107993893 gene encoding cyclin-Q → MNPTEPTSTETLSSKMKDVIDVLAMQREKRNTLQKSITIDYTKSSDSFTISRFIFECGLKLEAHPLTIATAATLYHRFIKEAIPGGYDNYLIAATCLYLAGKVKDDNLKIRDVMNVSYSTLHRGSQPLELGDQYWSMRDAIVQAELLIMRMLKFQVTPIHPHKYMLHYLRSLQAWFGEEEWSKYPVAKTSMALLQDFHHSPAILDYPPNLIAIACINLSLQIYGVVVPLMDECDQQPWFNVFCKDLTRDKLWEIMEKVMGAYDEEPETRDN, encoded by the exons atgaatCCAACAGAACCTACAAGTACTGAAACTTTaag TTCCAAAATGAAAGATGTTATTGATGTATTAGCTATGCAACGAGAGAAGAGGAATACTTTGCAGAAAAGTATTACAATTGATTATACAAAAAGTAGTGATAGTTTCACAAtttcaagatttatatttgaatgtg gTTTAAAATTAGAAGCTCATCCATTGACTATTGCTACAGCTGCAACATTATatcatagatttataaaagaagCTATTCCAGGAGGTTatgataattat TTAATTGCTGCAACATGCCTTTATTTAGCTGGAAAAGTAaaagatgataatttaaaaataagagatgTAATGAATGTATCTTATAGCACATTACATAGAGGATCACAACCCTTAGAATTGGGAGATCAATATTGGAGTATGAGAGATGCAATAGTTCAAGCAGAACTTTTAATCATGCGTATGCTCAAATTTCAAGTAACTCCAATACATCCacataaa tacATGTTACATTATTTACGGTCTTTGCAAGCATGGTTTGGAGAAGAAGAATGGTCTAAATATCCAGTTGCAAAAACCAGTATGGCACTTTTGCAAGATTTTCATCATTCTCCAGCTATACTTGATTATCCACCAAATTTAATAGCAATTGCTTGTATTAATTTGTCACTACAGATTTATGGTGTAGTAGTACCATTAATGGATGAATGTGATCAGCAACCTTggtttaat gtcTTCTGTAAAGATTTAACAAGAGATAAACTTTgggaaataatggaaaaagttATGGGAGCATATGATGAAGAACCAGAAActagagataattaa
- the LOC107993894 gene encoding alpha-methylacyl-CoA racemase: MQLYVNILLYNFHSVLIFVAFIININMPLKGIKVLELAGIAPGPFCGMILNEFGASIIRVDKIDGFYNTIDVLSHGKRSIALNLKTSQGLDIFKKLSNQSDVIIDPYRAGVMEKLKLGPKELMETNKRLIYARLTGFGQNGSYANMAGHDINFLGLSGLLSLFGRYNQKPTPPANLTDFTGALICVFGIMLALFERSKSNIGQIIDASMVDGSAYIGSWIYRSQNIFGLWGNPRGKNILDSGAHFYDTYETKDKQYICVGAIESKFYEIFLEKLGITSDELPQFDKFEKNREKLEKIFKQKTQAEWCVIFDGTDACVTPVLNLKNVALHAHNKERNTFKIEDDGLVTPNPAPRLSRTPGISKKYQKIPELGEHTIEILGELNFKHEEITNFIANGIVNQKMKRSSL; encoded by the exons atgcaattgtatgtaaatattcttctatataattttcattccgtATTGATTTTTGTggcttttatcattaatataaatatgcctTTAAAAGGTATAAAAGTATTAGAATTAGCTGGAATTGCTCCAGGTCCTTTTTGTggaatgatattaaatgaatttggtGCATCTATAATTAGAGTAGATaag attgatggattttataatactattgATGTTCTAAGTCATGGAAAAAGATcaattgcattaaatttaaaaacttctcAGGgtcttgatatatttaaaaaactgagCAATCAAAGTGATGTCATTATAGATCCTTATAGAGCTg gagtaatggaaaaattaaaacttggaCCAAAAGAACTTATGGAAACAAATAAGAGATTGATATATGCTAGATTAACAGGATTTGGTCAAAATGGATCTTATGCTAATATGGCTGGACatgatattaactttttagGTTTATctg gtttattatcattatttggaCGATATAATCAAAAACCAACACCACCAGCTAATCTAACTGATTTTACTGGTGCATTGATTTGTGTTTTTGGTATAATGCTAGCATTATTTGAACGTAGTAAAAGTAACATTGGTCAAATAATTGATGCATCAATGGTAGATGGATCAGCATACATAGGTAGTTGGATATATAGatctcaaaatatatttggttTATGGGGAAATCCCCGTggtaaaaatat attagaTTCTGGAGCACATTTTTATGATACATATGAAACAAaagataaacaatatatatgtgttgGAGCAAttgaatctaaattttatgagatatttttagaaaaacttGGTATTACTTCTGATGAATTACcacaatttgataaatttgaaaaaaatcgtgaaaaattagaaaaaatattcaaacaaaaaacTCAAGCAGAATGGTGTGTCATATTTGATGGCACAGATGCTTGTGTAACAccagttttaaatttaaaaaatgttgcaTTACATGCacataataaagaaagaaatacattTAAGATTGAAGATGATGGTTTAGTTACTCCAAATCCTGCTCCTCGTTTATCTCGTACGCCTGGTATatccaaaaaatatcaaaaaattcctGAATTAGGTGAGCATACTATAGAAATTCTtggtgaattaaattttaaacatgaagaaattactaattttataGCAAATGGAATTgttaatcaaaaaatgaaacgttCTTCACTTTAA
- the LOC107993871 gene encoding serine/threonine-protein phosphatase 2A activator isoform X1: MMSTSKLPISPDDHEFVVPQKSIKTPTHMKMWEKSEAYFEYLGFILALNESVQGKALDVECPQSPAIGNVIKMLNEFDEWITQIPPTEQPQRFGNKSFRIWHERLQQNGITKLQKVLPQKLHRAVPEIVQYLCEGFGNATRIDYGTGHEMAFLMFLCCMFKIGAFTQDDKVAVVIKIFNRYLELVRRLQLTYRMEPAGSHGVWSLDDYQFVPFIWGSAQLIGIILFPFFIIIIYLKHIYINIHKINILGHSRIEPRHFVEPDIVQTYSKQYMFLGCIEFISKVKTGPFAEHSNQLWNVSAVSTWVKVNSGLIKMYRVEVLAKFPVIQHVLFGSLLSIKSVSVPPVKKDSRRDEPVQPSPIQ; the protein is encoded by the exons ATGATGTCAACGTCAAAGTTACCAATATCAC ctGATGATCATGAATTTGTTGTTCCacaaaaatcgattaaaacacCGACTCATATGAAAATGTGGGAAAAATCCGAAGCATATttt GAATATTTGGGATTTATATTAGCTTTGAATGAATCAGTTCAAGGAAAAGCTTTAGATGTTGAATGCCCACAAAGTCCTGCAATaggaaatgttattaaaatgctTAATGAATTTGATGAATGGATAACACAAATACCTCCCACTGAACAGCCCCAACGTTTtggaaataaatcatttagaaTATGGCATGAAAGATTACaacaa aatggaataacaaaattacaaaaagtaTTGCCACAAAAATTACATAGAGCAGTTCCAGAAATAGTTCAATATTTATGTGAAGGCTTTGGGAATGCAACACGTATAGATTATGGCACAGGACATGAAATggcatttttaatgtttttatgttGTATGTTCAAAATTGGTGCTTTTACACAAGATGATAAAGTTGcagtagtaataaaaatatttaatag atatttggaATTAGTACGTAGATTACAATTAACTTATCGGATGGAACCAGCAGGTAGTCATGGTGTATGGAGTCTAGATGACTATCAATTTGTTCCTTTTATATGGGGAAGTGCTCAATTAATTGGTATTATTTTGTTtccgttttttattataataatatatttaaaacatatatatataaacatacataaaataaatattttaggacATTCTCGTATAGAACCTCGTCATTTTGTTGAACCAGATATTGTTCAAACATATAGCAAGCAATATATGTTTCTTGGTTGCattgaattcatttcaaaG gtAAAAACAGGTCCATTTGCTGAACATTCAAATCAATTATGGAATGTGAGTGCAGTGTCTACATGGGTCAAAGTAAATAGTGgacttattaaaatgtatagagTTGag gtTCTGGCGAAATTCCCTGTTATTCAACATGTTTTGTTTGGTTCTTTATTGTCAATAAAATCTGTATCTGTTCCCCCTGTTAAAAAGGATTCTCGTCGAGATGAGCCTGTGCAACCATCTCCAATTCAATAA
- the LOC107993871 gene encoding serine/threonine-protein phosphatase 2A activator isoform X2, with the protein MMSTSKLPISPDDHEFVVPQKSIKTPTHMKMWEKSEAYFEYLGFILALNESVQGKALDVECPQSPAIGNVIKMLNEFDEWITQIPPTEQPQRFGNKSFRIWHERLQQNGITKLQKVLPQKLHRAVPEIVQYLCEGFGNATRIDYGTGHEMAFLMFLCCMFKIGAFTQDDKVAVVIKIFNRYLELVRRLQLTYRMEPAGSHGVWSLDDYQFVPFIWGSAQLIGHSRIEPRHFVEPDIVQTYSKQYMFLGCIEFISKVKTGPFAEHSNQLWNVSAVSTWVKVNSGLIKMYRVEVLAKFPVIQHVLFGSLLSIKSVSVPPVKKDSRRDEPVQPSPIQ; encoded by the exons ATGATGTCAACGTCAAAGTTACCAATATCAC ctGATGATCATGAATTTGTTGTTCCacaaaaatcgattaaaacacCGACTCATATGAAAATGTGGGAAAAATCCGAAGCATATttt GAATATTTGGGATTTATATTAGCTTTGAATGAATCAGTTCAAGGAAAAGCTTTAGATGTTGAATGCCCACAAAGTCCTGCAATaggaaatgttattaaaatgctTAATGAATTTGATGAATGGATAACACAAATACCTCCCACTGAACAGCCCCAACGTTTtggaaataaatcatttagaaTATGGCATGAAAGATTACaacaa aatggaataacaaaattacaaaaagtaTTGCCACAAAAATTACATAGAGCAGTTCCAGAAATAGTTCAATATTTATGTGAAGGCTTTGGGAATGCAACACGTATAGATTATGGCACAGGACATGAAATggcatttttaatgtttttatgttGTATGTTCAAAATTGGTGCTTTTACACAAGATGATAAAGTTGcagtagtaataaaaatatttaatag atatttggaATTAGTACGTAGATTACAATTAACTTATCGGATGGAACCAGCAGGTAGTCATGGTGTATGGAGTCTAGATGACTATCAATTTGTTCCTTTTATATGGGGAAGTGCTCAATTAATTG gacATTCTCGTATAGAACCTCGTCATTTTGTTGAACCAGATATTGTTCAAACATATAGCAAGCAATATATGTTTCTTGGTTGCattgaattcatttcaaaG gtAAAAACAGGTCCATTTGCTGAACATTCAAATCAATTATGGAATGTGAGTGCAGTGTCTACATGGGTCAAAGTAAATAGTGgacttattaaaatgtatagagTTGag gtTCTGGCGAAATTCCCTGTTATTCAACATGTTTTGTTTGGTTCTTTATTGTCAATAAAATCTGTATCTGTTCCCCCTGTTAAAAAGGATTCTCGTCGAGATGAGCCTGTGCAACCATCTCCAATTCAATAA
- the LOC107993873 gene encoding SWI/SNF-related matrix-associated actin-dependent regulator of chromatin subfamily A-like protein 1 — protein sequence MNYSQEEIEKKRLLAIQRKQQAQLKNSSFNSTNIGNNISSNDNILIKENKSNNNTKVLGYGQSKYINFKTKFGSNSDKNNAKFNKQKERFNPISAQNFFGQKSSITGKCYMISDTRFMLEISSYFPPLIETLKTISSRTYDMKTKNWSFHLKDYEALMEKIINFKSDVQIIGLPKIVLQIFRKNDTSINTTENIDLSDIDPKLLENIMPFQREGICYGISKGGRCMIADDMGLGKTIQALGIAHYFRKNWPLLIIVPSSMRYQWAEAIYTFLPSVPTHYIYQFANTKDIIDDSKIVITTYDLLVRAVDTFQCKIFGFVILDESHVLKSSKTARFKAAQCIVLQARHVVLLSGTPALSRPIELYSQINLIMPNFMGYHEYGTRYCAGEKTSFGWDFTGSSNMQELHLLLKRSCIIRRLKNDILIQLPIKKREVILLNPDLIKIGKEMLEISKKLEKKVLNNLEKHNTLLQYYNESSIAKQKAICDYVSKLFVNKQKCIIFAHHHNILNAICEVLEFMNIKFIRIDGKMNPERRKYEIDKFQNNDSYIAAVLSITAANAGITLTAAQLVIFAELFWNPGILCQAEDRVHRIGQYKNVIIQYLIAKHTADDYLWPLIQKKMNVLNEVGLDQDFSLKDIDCTTQGLNSKQKTLSFFINNEQYKHEVEKKTVQNNENITKNIVSQNQSCTTEEFKELLDMNEEDFDFCDWDNME from the exons ATGAATTATTCtcaagaagaaattgaaaaaaaacgtTTATTAGCTATACAACGTAAACAACAAGCTCAATTAAAAAACAGTTCATTTAATTCTACAAATataggaaataatatttcttctaatgataatattttaattaaagaaaataaatcaaataataatacaaaagttTTGGGATATGgtcaatcaaaatatattaatttcaaaacaaaatttggaagtaattctgataaaaataatgcaaaattcaataaacaaaaagaacGTTTTAATCCTATATCAgctcaaaatttttttggtCAAAAATCTTCTATTACAGGAAAATGTTATATGATAAGTGATACAAGATTTATGTTAgaaatttcatcatattttcCTCCACTTATcgaaacattaaaaacaatttcaagCAGAACATAtg atatgaaaactaaaaattgGAGTTTTCATTTGAAAGATTACGAAgcattaatggaaaaaattattaatttcaaatctgATGTACAAATTATAGGATTACCAAAAATAGTTCTTCAG atatttagaaaaaatgataCTTCAATAAATACAACTGAAAATATTGATCTATCAGATATTGATcctaaattattagaaaatataatgccATTTCAACGAGAAGGAATATG ttatGGAATATCTAAAGGAGGTCGTTGTATGATTGCTGATGATATGGGTTTAGGAAAGACTATTCAAGCATTAGGCATTGCACATTATTTCAGGAAAAATTGGCCTCTTCTTATAATTGTACCTTCTTCAATGAG gtATCAATGGGCAGAagcaatatatacatttttgccATCTGTACCTacacattatatttatcaatttgcaaatacaaaagatattattgatgatagtaaaattgttattacaaCATATGATCTCTTAGTACGAGCTGTAGACACATTTCAATGCAAAATTTTTGGTTTTGTTATTTTg gaTGAATCTCATGTCTTAAAAAGTTCGAAAACTGCAAGATTTAAGGCTGCACAATGTATAGTTTTGCAAGCACGTCATGTTGTTTTGCTATCAGGAACGCCCGCGTTATCAAGAcctatagaattatattctcaaataaatcttataatgcCAAATTTTATggg atatcatgAATATGGAACTCGATATTGCGCAGGAGAAAAAACTTCATTTGGATGGGATTTTACAGGATCATCAAATATGCAAGAATTgcacttattattaaaacgcaGTTGTATAattcgaagattaaaaaatgatattctaattcaattaccaataaaaaaaag ggaagttattttattaaatccagatttaataaaaattggtaaagaaatgttagaaatatctaaaaagctagaaaaaaaagttttaaataacttaGAAAAACATAATACtcttttgcaatattataatgaatctaGTATTGCTAAACAAAAGGCTATatg TGAttatgtttcaaaattatttgtaaataaacaaaaatgtattatatttgctCATCatcataatattctaaatgcTATTTGTGAAGTTTtggaatttatgaatataaa ATTCATTAGAATTGATGGGAAAATGAATCCAGAACgcagaaaatatgaaattgataaatttcaaaacaatGATTCTTATATTGCAGCAGTATTATCAATTACTGCAGCAAACGCCGGAATTACACTTACAGCAGCACAACTCGTAATTTTTGCAGAATTGTTTTGGAATCCTGGA attttatgtCAAGCAGAAGATAGAGTACATAGAATTGGTCAatacaaaaatgttattattcaatatttaattgcgaAACATACAGCAGATGATTATTTATGGCCtttaattcagaaaaaaatgaacGTATTGAACGAAGTTGGACTGGATcaagatttttctttgaaagatATTGATTGTACTACACAAGgattaaattcaaaacaaaaaactttaagttttttcattaataatgaacaatataaacatgaagttgaaaaaaaaacagtacaaaataatgaaaatataacaaaaaatatcgtatcacAAAATCAATCTTGTACTAcagaagaatttaaagaattacttGATATGAATGAAGAAGACTTTGACTTTTGTGATTGGGAcaatatggaataa
- the LOC107993870 gene encoding protein unzipped, producing MSWQRIFLAVGLFGVLLLLTNADNSVHILSKYQLITSTTLNWLPRTHYDRFKEIVIGGFEIENSEDDSFNNQADKSEKRVPLYVCRVLHTTVWVAGAQRGNEQRCTVTMHGTVQSYDKYDLLENVNNAARINWEYLDKYKPTPLGAVATEKMFVARHLAETPKNTSAVRYTHYIGTLATNDNILESISYVKDDGTEGIAKSGDILVETEPIYYNLTMVKLSWPKKRVTKMSSNPCIFDNATIINNGPEAAKMAKAFTYTYNYSMYWGQGHAILKGLNTLIVLMNGTTLPQIMWGTKETSTRTDAYTVEIILEPGTGINVTLKGYCIDMEVPYSGTLISHYEDGETKSRLINGIRSEQTIFDVKPEFGPIYFLGNYSLVPTTTASPTTEPSTTTTTTISQNTRKNIHRDHNIDDNEDHDENMIIPPKKSDISNMQSDDGGPLSLKNKVETTHSGTSLFRINLGMFIISLIIIVHRIT from the exons ATGTCTTGGCAAAGGATCTTCCTCGCTGTAGGACTATTCGGTGTTCTTCTATTGCTGACGAATGCAGACAACAGCGTGCACATCCTGTCAAAGTACCAATTGATCACTTCGACCACCCTGAACTGGCTGCCCCGCACCCATTATGATCGCTTCAAGGAAATAGTCATTGGTGGTTTCGAGATCGAAAACTCGGAAG ACGACTCGTTCAACAATCAAGCAGACAAATCAGAAAAAAGAGTACCCCTGTACGTATGCAGGGTATTGCACACGACTGTCTGGGTGGCTGGTGCCCAAAGGGGTAACGAGCAACGATGCACCGTGACGATGCACGGTACCGTGCAGTCGTACGATAAATACGACTTGCTCGAGAACGTGAACAATGCAGCACGCATCAACTGGGAGTACTTGGACAAATACAAACCCACCCCGTTGGGAGCTGTAGCCACGGAGAAGATGTTCGTCGCCCGGCACCTAGCGGAAACCCCCAAGAACACATCGGCGGTGAGATATACCCATTATATCGGCACCTTGGCCACCAACGACAACATTTTAGAGAGTATCAGCTACGTGAAAGAT GATGGTACAGAAGGAATTGCAAAGAGTGGTGACATTCTGGTCGAAACGGAACCTATCTATTATAATCTGACGATGGTTAAATTAAGTTGGCCTAAAAAACGAGTGACCAAAATGTCAAGTAATCCTTGTATATTTGATAACGCGACGATCATCAATAATGGACCGGAAGCTGCAAAAATGGCGAAAGCTTTCACTTACACGTACAATTATTCTATGTACTGGGGTCAAGGTCACGCCATTCTAAAAGGTCtaaatacattaattgtaTTGATGAATGGTACGACTTTGCCACAAATAATGTGGGGCACAAAGGAAACTAGTACTCGTACTGATGCATATAC gGTGGAAATAATCCTCGAACCCGGTACAGGAATAAACGTTACTTTAAAAGGTTATTGTATCGATATGGAAGTACCCTATTCTGGAACCTTAATTTCGCATTACGAAGATGGAGAGACCAAATCTCGTTTGATAAACGGTATTCGCAGCGAACAGACAATATTTGATGTAAAACCCGAATTTGGACCTATCTATTTCCTTGGAAATTACAGTTTAGTTCCTACAACCACCGCATCACCAACAACGGAACCGagcactactactactaccacaATTTCTCAAAAcacgagaaaaaatattcatcgtgATCATAACATAGATGATAACGAGGATCACGATGAGAACATGATCATACCACCGAAAAAATCGGATATATCTAATATGCAAAGCGACGATGGTGGACCGTTGTCATTGAAGAATAAAGTAGAAACGACGCACTCTGGAACATCtctatttagaataaatttagggatgtttataatttcgttaataattatcgTCCATAGAATTACGTGA